A genomic region of Caulobacter vibrioides contains the following coding sequences:
- a CDS encoding alpha/beta fold hydrolase — MAGPAPLVSIPEAPVPDSGKAEWFRGADGATLRAATFFPDSPARGTVVLSPGRSEPLEKYFEVVEDLLARGFAVLLHDWRGQGLSARALPDRLKGHARGFKTFLSDHKTLLDAFEARMPKPWFAVSHSMGGCLTMLALAHGETRFAAAVLSAPMLGLNTAGVPPWLARPLALVMSRVGLAGEYVQTPYDPLTQTFQGDGLTHDETRYDRYQAQLRAHPEIALGGMTWGWADFAISACAWLRRSKSVEAIAVPVTILGAELDNRVLNADSKSIARRIPQGRYVEVPGAFHEILVETDARRALFWQAFDETIDPIAPHEPLISPNVSD, encoded by the coding sequence TCCCGACAGCGGCAAGGCCGAATGGTTCCGCGGCGCGGATGGGGCGACCCTCCGCGCCGCGACGTTTTTCCCCGACAGTCCCGCGCGCGGCACAGTGGTGCTCAGCCCCGGACGCAGCGAGCCGCTGGAAAAGTATTTCGAGGTCGTCGAAGACCTCCTGGCGCGCGGCTTCGCCGTGCTGCTGCACGATTGGCGAGGGCAGGGGCTGTCGGCCCGCGCCTTGCCCGACCGCCTCAAGGGTCACGCCCGGGGCTTCAAGACCTTCCTCTCCGATCACAAGACGCTGCTCGATGCGTTCGAGGCGCGGATGCCCAAGCCCTGGTTCGCCGTCAGCCACTCGATGGGCGGGTGTCTGACCATGCTGGCCCTGGCCCACGGTGAGACACGCTTCGCGGCCGCCGTGCTGTCGGCGCCGATGCTGGGCCTCAACACCGCCGGCGTGCCGCCCTGGCTGGCGCGGCCTCTGGCCCTCGTCATGTCGCGGGTGGGGCTGGCGGGCGAGTATGTGCAGACCCCATACGATCCGCTGACCCAGACCTTCCAGGGCGACGGCCTGACCCACGACGAGACGCGCTACGACCGCTATCAGGCGCAACTGCGCGCCCATCCCGAGATCGCTCTGGGGGGCATGACCTGGGGCTGGGCCGATTTCGCGATTTCGGCCTGCGCTTGGCTGCGGCGGAGCAAGTCGGTCGAGGCGATCGCCGTTCCGGTGACCATCCTGGGCGCTGAACTCGACAATCGGGTGCTGAACGCCGACTCCAAGTCGATCGCCCGCCGGATCCCCCAGGGGCGCTATGTCGAGGTCCCGGGCGCGTTCCACGAGATCCTAGTCGAGACCGACGCGCGCCGCGCGCTGTTCTGGCAGGCGTTCGACGAGACGATCGATCCGATCGCCCCGCACGAGCCGCTTATTTCGCCGAACGTCTCAGACTGA
- a CDS encoding lysophospholipid acyltransferase family protein, giving the protein MSEKRQPWVQDLLWRLEALGFDLFIGAVRLMGVDRASDFGGWLGRTFGPMSGAHKVAARNLKLAFPDKDAAWHEEILREQWDGLGRSFAEFPLMDKILPSTGRVEVVNKERLIEIAENRIPVVFVSGHLSNWEVMPAAIVDSGVVCEMTYRAANNPYVDKRIKESRFRYGVRLFAPKGGDGARELLEGMKQGKSVALMNDQKFNSGVAAPFFGHLAHTAPGPTRLAIRFGTVLQPMSVQRLKGARFRAVVHDPIIPPKTGDRTADIEAGVRMINAFMEDRIRERPAEWFWVHRRWPNEVYAALAERERADVAD; this is encoded by the coding sequence ATGTCTGAAAAGCGTCAGCCTTGGGTCCAGGACCTTCTTTGGCGGTTGGAAGCCTTGGGCTTCGACCTTTTTATCGGCGCGGTGCGCCTGATGGGCGTAGACCGGGCGTCGGATTTCGGCGGCTGGCTGGGGCGCACGTTCGGGCCGATGAGCGGGGCGCACAAGGTTGCGGCCCGCAATCTGAAACTCGCCTTCCCCGACAAGGACGCCGCCTGGCACGAGGAGATCCTGCGCGAGCAGTGGGATGGCCTGGGCCGTTCGTTCGCCGAATTCCCGTTGATGGACAAGATCCTGCCGTCCACCGGCCGGGTCGAGGTGGTGAACAAGGAACGCCTCATCGAGATCGCCGAGAACCGGATCCCCGTGGTGTTCGTTTCGGGACACCTGTCGAACTGGGAGGTGATGCCCGCGGCCATCGTCGACAGTGGCGTGGTCTGCGAGATGACCTATCGCGCGGCCAACAATCCCTATGTCGACAAGCGCATCAAGGAGAGCCGGTTTCGCTATGGCGTGCGGCTATTCGCGCCCAAGGGCGGCGACGGGGCGCGCGAGCTCCTGGAGGGCATGAAACAGGGCAAGTCGGTGGCCCTGATGAACGACCAGAAGTTCAATAGCGGCGTGGCCGCGCCGTTCTTCGGTCATCTGGCCCACACAGCGCCGGGGCCGACGCGCCTGGCGATTCGCTTCGGCACGGTGCTCCAGCCGATGTCGGTTCAGCGGCTGAAGGGCGCGCGTTTCCGGGCGGTGGTCCATGACCCGATCATTCCGCCCAAGACGGGGGACCGCACGGCGGACATCGAGGCCGGGGTGCGGATGATCAACGCCTTCATGGAAGATCGCATTCGCGAGCGTCCGGCCGAATGGTTCTGGGTTCACCGGCGTTGGCCCAACGAGGTCTACGCGGCCCTGGCGGAGCGCGAACGCGCAGACGTCGCCGACTAG
- the hisN gene encoding histidinol-phosphatase: MTLSADRLATLDAFILDLNRASAAVILPLFRADHGLEDKGAGKNLPRDTHAAFDPVTEADRGAEAAIRKLIAEHYPEHGVIGEEYGEDRPDAEFVWVLDPIDGTRAFIAGLPLWTTLIGLRHQGRPVLGAIGQPFMDEIFVGHAGGARLVSRGAQTPIRVRECANINDAVIGTTDPDACFDGAERGAWLQVRAAAKLARLGCDAYAYAMVAMGKMDMVIEAGLKSWDIEAAIPLIEGAGGMVTNWRGEPVGPNGGQMVISGDRRPLDEALVSLRRSAK, translated from the coding sequence ATGACGCTCTCCGCTGACCGGCTCGCCACGCTCGACGCCTTCATCCTCGACCTGAATCGGGCTTCGGCTGCGGTCATCCTGCCGCTGTTCCGCGCCGATCATGGCCTTGAGGACAAGGGGGCGGGCAAGAATCTGCCGCGCGACACCCATGCCGCCTTCGATCCGGTCACCGAGGCCGATCGCGGCGCCGAAGCCGCTATCCGCAAGCTCATTGCGGAGCACTATCCCGAGCACGGGGTGATCGGCGAGGAGTATGGCGAGGATCGTCCCGACGCCGAATTCGTCTGGGTGCTCGACCCCATCGACGGCACGCGCGCCTTCATCGCCGGCCTGCCGCTGTGGACCACCCTGATCGGCCTGCGCCACCAGGGCCGCCCCGTGCTGGGCGCGATCGGCCAGCCGTTCATGGATGAGATCTTCGTCGGCCACGCGGGCGGGGCTCGCCTGGTTTCGCGAGGCGCGCAAACGCCGATCCGTGTGCGCGAATGCGCCAACATCAATGACGCCGTCATCGGCACCACCGATCCCGACGCCTGTTTCGACGGCGCCGAGCGCGGCGCGTGGCTTCAGGTCCGCGCGGCCGCCAAGCTGGCCCGCCTGGGCTGCGACGCCTACGCCTACGCCATGGTCGCCATGGGCAAGATGGACATGGTCATCGAGGCTGGCCTGAAATCCTGGGACATCGAAGCCGCCATCCCCCTGATCGAAGGCGCTGGCGGCATGGTCACCAACTGGCGCGGCGAGCCTGTCGGTCCGAACGGCGGCCAGATGGTCATCTCCGGCGACCGCCGACCGCTGGATGAGGCTTTGGTCAGTCTGAGACGTTCGGCGAAATAA
- a CDS encoding helix-turn-helix domain-containing protein, translated as MASMGNDIDVHLGKRLRRRRRLLGLTQQQLAGTVGVRFQQIQKYECGANRISAARLWQLSEALEVPVGYFYDGLSDTRRETTSESAEGGEMFARKETLDLIRAYYLLGERPRRRLLDLAKSLNGGADHADA; from the coding sequence ATGGCTTCCATGGGCAACGACATCGACGTTCACCTGGGTAAGCGCCTGCGTCGCCGCCGTCGTCTGCTGGGTCTCACCCAGCAGCAACTGGCTGGCACGGTCGGCGTGCGCTTCCAGCAGATTCAGAAGTACGAGTGCGGCGCTAACCGCATCTCCGCCGCCCGGCTGTGGCAGCTGTCCGAGGCCCTGGAAGTGCCGGTGGGCTACTTCTACGACGGTCTCTCGGACACGCGCCGCGAGACGACCAGCGAGTCGGCGGAAGGCGGCGAAATGTTCGCGCGCAAGGAAACGCTGGATCTGATCCGGGCCTACTACCTGCTGGGCGAGCGTCCGCGCCGTCGCCTGCTGGATCTGGCCAAGTCGCTGAACGGCGGCGCGGACCACGCTGACGCTTAA